Proteins from a genomic interval of Nostoc sp. TCL240-02:
- a CDS encoding P-loop NTPase fold protein, with the protein MLLDLERFYQACNPSRPLIIGNASDRRYYIDFAAVRGGKIIEALQRTIARISPDEPTCQLFTGHLGCGKSTELLRLKAELEAQQFHVVYFESTHVLEMADVDVTDILLAIAGQVSESLEAMKIRLKPAYFTKLFGEIVDFLQTPIDLGVEAELSMGIAKITAKTKESPQLRRRLRDYLEPRTANILQSINQELLERAIKELKTRGKKGLVVIVDNLDRVAIRPLPSGRSLPEYLFIQRGEQLRKLNCHVVYTIPLALTFSNDSAELQHRLGGGVAPKMLPMIPVRLRSGEIFPQGLAMLRQMVLARAFPDILPSDRLGLITEVFDSVETLDRLCLISGGHVRDLLGLLFDCLREQDPPFERECVDLVIQRQRDYRANAIDPHEWELIFQVVQQQRVRGDIEYHTLLRSLFVFEYRDHQGAWFAVNPVLAETEKFKSWLNDTHKQI; encoded by the coding sequence ATGCTCCTAGATTTAGAAAGATTTTATCAGGCTTGCAATCCGAGCAGACCTCTAATTATAGGAAATGCCAGCGATCGCAGGTACTATATCGATTTTGCTGCGGTGCGGGGTGGCAAAATTATCGAGGCTTTGCAACGCACGATCGCTCGAATCTCTCCAGATGAACCAACTTGTCAGCTATTTACAGGACATCTCGGCTGTGGAAAATCAACGGAGTTGTTGCGACTCAAAGCTGAGTTAGAAGCGCAGCAATTTCATGTAGTTTACTTTGAGTCTACCCATGTCTTAGAAATGGCAGATGTGGATGTGACTGATATTTTGTTGGCGATCGCTGGACAAGTAAGCGAAAGCCTAGAAGCTATGAAAATTAGGCTCAAACCTGCTTACTTTACCAAGTTGTTTGGTGAAATTGTGGATTTTCTGCAAACGCCAATTGACCTTGGGGTAGAAGCAGAATTATCTATGGGAATTGCCAAAATTACAGCTAAAACTAAAGAAAGTCCCCAATTGCGGCGGCGGTTAAGAGATTATTTAGAACCGCGAACAGCAAATATTTTACAGTCAATTAATCAAGAATTGCTAGAACGTGCTATCAAGGAACTGAAAACCAGGGGTAAAAAAGGACTGGTAGTTATCGTTGATAACTTGGATAGAGTTGCAATTCGACCTTTACCATCGGGGCGATCGCTGCCAGAATATTTATTTATTCAGCGTGGCGAACAGTTACGCAAACTAAATTGTCATGTAGTCTACACTATTCCTTTAGCGTTGACTTTCTCCAACGATAGCGCCGAACTTCAGCATCGTTTGGGGGGAGGAGTTGCACCAAAAATGCTACCGATGATCCCTGTACGCCTGCGCTCTGGAGAGATTTTTCCTCAAGGGCTAGCAATGTTACGGCAAATGGTGCTAGCTAGAGCTTTCCCAGACATTTTACCTAGCGATCGGTTAGGCTTAATTACAGAGGTGTTTGATAGTGTGGAAACCTTAGATCGGTTGTGCTTGATTAGTGGTGGTCATGTCCGCGACTTGCTAGGGTTACTGTTTGACTGTCTGCGAGAACAAGATCCACCTTTTGAGCGGGAGTGTGTTGATTTGGTGATTCAAAGACAGCGAGATTACCGAGCCAATGCTATTGACCCTCATGAGTGGGAACTAATCTTTCAGGTGGTGCAACAGCAGAGGGTTAGAGGTGATATAGAATACCATACTTTATTGCGAAGTTTATTTGTATTTGAATACCGAGATCATCAAGGAGCTTGGTTTGCCGTCAACCCAGTTTTAGCAGAGACGGAAAAATTTAAATCATGGTTGAACGACACCCACAAGCAGATATAA
- a CDS encoding ISKra4 family transposase (programmed frameshift) has protein sequence MTPEQKQALQKHIQAIAKILYEDTSKEKLTNLAAIEEAVRSQMQKHVMPEVGGFFIETITGTTAGYQRRLKSILGELAITSKQAIELEVAPSTQLSPYLETCCLRVSANVSYEDAASDIKYFTGIEVSHSSQQRLVHRQNFELPTPEQTIEELSVDGGNIRVRTPKGQICAWLGYKAISLHHLGILGTSFQNNQIVIDWVNDQPLASPLTCIGDGHDGIWNIIDQLAPDAQRREILDWFHLIENLHKVGGSQKRLKQAQNLLWKGQVEATIALFTDCKGKQVQNFCRYLDKHRNRIINYEYYQAEEICSIGSGSVESAVKQVDRRTKISGAQWKRENVPQVLAHRCAYLNGLLSV, from the exons ATGACCCCAGAACAAAAGCAAGCTCTTCAAAAACATATTCAGGCGATTGCTAAAATATTGTATGAAGATACGTCAAAAGAAAAGCTCACAAATCTTGCAGCAATTGAAGAAGCAGTGCGGAGTCAAATGCAGAAGCATGTTATGCCAGAAGTAGGGG GTTTTTTTATCGAAACGATTACAGGGACAACCGCAGGATACCAACGACGGCTCAAAAGCATTCTTGGAGAGTTAGCAATAACGAGCAAACAAGCCATTGAATTAGAAGTCGCACCAAGTACTCAACTGAGTCCATATCTAGAAACTTGTTGTTTGAGGGTAAGTGCGAATGTCAGCTATGAAGATGCGGCATCAGACATCAAGTATTTTACGGGCATAGAGGTTTCTCACAGCAGTCAACAGAGATTAGTGCATCGCCAGAATTTTGAGTTGCCAACACCAGAACAGACAATTGAAGAATTAAGCGTCGATGGTGGAAACATCCGTGTCCGAACTCCTAAAGGTCAAATATGTGCATGGCTTGGCTATAAAGCAATTAGCTTACATCATCTCGGAATCTTGGGAACTTCATTTCAGAATAATCAGATTGTGATTGATTGGGTTAATGACCAACCACTGGCTAGCCCACTCACTTGTATTGGTGATGGACATGACGGCATTTGGAATATAATTGACCAATTAGCACCTGATGCACAACGTCGAGAAATACTTGATTGGTTCCATTTAATAGAAAACCTCCACAAAGTTGGGGGTTCACAAAAACGCTTGAAACAAGCACAAAATCTACTATGGAAAGGCCAAGTTGAGGCTACTATTGCCTTATTTACAGATTGTAAAGGCAAACAAGTACAAAACTTTTGCCGTTATCTTGATAAGCATCGCAATCGCATTATCAACTACGAATATTATCAAGCTGAAGAAATTTGTTCAATTGGTTCAGGTTCAGTTGAATCTGCCGTTAAACAGGTTGACCGTCGAACAAAAATTTCCGGGGCACAATGGAAACGAGAAAATGTGCCTCAAGTCCTAGCCCATCGCTGTGCTTACCTCAATGGATTATTGTCAGTTTGA
- a CDS encoding SDR family oxidoreductase → MVVANQRTVVVTGASTGIGQASALLLDQLGFSVFAGVRQDIDAQTLKQKGSSRLIPIFLDVTDAESIAAAVDKVTNAVGGTGIVGLVNNAGIAIPGPLELLAIAEFQHQMQVNVTGQLAVTQAFLGLLRQSRGRIINMGSIAGRSPTPLLGAYNASKFALEALTDVMRMELRPWGISVSIIEPGSIATPIWEKSLNQSEVAQYDLPQSAQNLYGQAMNIVRKKMQILASKGISADIVAQTVVHALTAKQPKTRYLVGHDAKIGAVLKHILPDRLHDKVILYSMGL, encoded by the coding sequence ATGGTTGTAGCAAATCAACGTACAGTAGTGGTTACAGGAGCTTCAACAGGAATTGGCCAAGCATCTGCTTTGCTTTTAGACCAGTTGGGCTTCTCTGTTTTTGCTGGCGTGCGTCAAGATATTGATGCTCAAACACTTAAGCAAAAAGGATCGTCAAGACTCATTCCGATTTTTTTAGATGTTACTGATGCTGAATCGATCGCAGCTGCGGTTGATAAGGTAACAAATGCAGTCGGTGGTACTGGAATTGTAGGTTTAGTGAATAATGCGGGAATTGCTATCCCTGGGCCTTTAGAATTATTAGCGATCGCAGAATTTCAACACCAGATGCAAGTTAATGTCACCGGACAATTAGCTGTGACACAAGCATTTCTTGGGCTTTTACGCCAAAGTCGGGGTCGAATTATCAATATGGGTTCCATTGCTGGTAGAAGTCCTACGCCGTTGTTAGGAGCTTACAATGCTTCTAAATTTGCCTTAGAAGCACTTACTGACGTGATGCGGATGGAGTTACGGCCTTGGGGAATCTCGGTTTCAATTATTGAACCTGGTTCCATCGCTACCCCAATTTGGGAAAAGTCTTTAAATCAATCTGAAGTAGCACAGTACGATTTACCACAATCGGCACAAAATCTCTACGGTCAAGCGATGAATATTGTTCGCAAGAAAATGCAGATTCTCGCTTCTAAGGGAATTTCTGCGGATATTGTTGCTCAGACTGTTGTTCATGCACTCACTGCAAAGCAGCCCAAGACACGCTATCTCGTTGGACATGATGCCAAAATTGGAGCGGTGCTAAAGCATATTCTGCCCGATCGCCTACATGACAAGGTAATTTTATACTCAATGGGCCTGTAG